Sequence from the Deltaproteobacteria bacterium genome:
CGGTCGGCGTCCCGACCCCGCGCATGAAGACGCCCACCACTGCCGTGACCAGGTCGTCGAGGCGGTCGCCCTCCGCGCGGTAGCGGTTCACGCCGCGCATCATCCCGAACAGCATCTCCGTGGCGATGCGCGTGTTGACGCGGCGGAGGTGACCCGCCGCCATGGCGCCCTCTAGCGTGTGCTGGACCAGGCGCGACAGCGCCTCGCGGTGACGCAGCCACGCGCGCGCCTCGCCGCCGCCCCGGTACTCGTTGCGGTGGATGAGCGAGAAGAAGAACCGCCGATCCCAGAAGTACGCCAGCGTCCGGTGCACGATGTGCCGGATCTTGCGCGCCGGAGGCTCGTCCGTCGCGACCGCGGCCTCGAGTTCCGCGCGCAGGCGCTCGATGCCCTCGAACATGACCGCCAGATACAGCTCCCGCTTGCTCGGGAAGTACCGATACAGGGTGCCCTTCCCGACGCCGCTCGCCTGCACGACGTCGTCCATCTGCACCTCGTGATAGTCGCGACGGGCGAAGATGACGGCTGCCGCGCGGAGGATGCGTTCGCGCAAGCCGGGGGTGGGCGGACGGCCCCGGCGTGGGCGCAGTGCTCCGGGTTCGAGGCGGGGGACCGACATTCGATTTACGGACTGGTGCGTATCGTTAATGAGCCGCCGCCGCTGTGTCAAGGCATGGGACCGGCGGGCGTTCTGACCGCGGGGCGGGCGGCTGGCGGGGGCCCCCGGGGTGGCGCGCGCCGGGTATCGGCTCGCCGGTCGCCGGAGTCCTCCGACCTCGTTGGATCGATTGACGGGCGCTCGCGGGCCAGGATGATTGAGCCTCCCTCATGGACGAGTGGTGGCTGGGGTCCGGGCGGGTGGGATGGGCCGTGCCTGCGTTCTTCCTCCTCGCTTCCCTGGCCGCGGTGCTGGCGAGGGGGCCCCGCGGGGAGAACGTGCACCGGCCAGACGCGGACTGCACTGCATGTCACACGAACGCGCGCGCCACGCTCGAGCAGGACCCGGTCGTGGCGCGGCGCCTCCTGGCGCCGGATCTCGAGGAGCGGTGCACCCTCTGCCACGGCGACCAGGGGCCGTCCCATCGAACCGGCATCCGACCTCGGAAGCCGGTGCCCGACACGCTTCCGCTCTCCGCCGAGGGGTTGATCACGTGCGCCACCTGTCACTTCATGCACGGCGAGCCGAGCGCCTTCCGTGACTTCGTGCGCATCGACAACTCGCGCGGCGGGCTGTGTCTCACGTGTCACGAGCTGTCGGAGCTCGAGTGAGGGGCTCGCGAGGAGGCTGAGCGATGGGATTCCTTGGCCTGCTGCACCACCACCCCCGACATCGCGCCCGGCAGCTGCGCTGGGTCGTCCCGCTCGCGGCGCTCCTCTTGGTGGCGGTCCTCGCGACGCTCGCCGTTCAGTACCAGGTGAGCAACCGGGAGATCGGCGCGGAGTTCTTCCGGGCGCACAAGACGATCAGCCACACGGGCGAGCTTCTGCGGCGCGGCACGGTGATCGCGAGCGTGGCGCTGCTCGTCCTCGTGCTGGCGGTCATGGCGTGGGCGCTCCGGCTCACGCACCGCATCGTGCGGCCGGTGCACACGCTGCACCGGGCGCTCGACGCCCTGGTGGCGGGCGAGCTCGGCGTGCGCGTCGAGCTGCATCGGCAGGACGAGTTCCGCGAGGTGGGCGAGGCCCTCAACCGCCTGGTCGAGGAGCTCGCGACCACGCTCGGCAAGGCGCACGCGCTGGTCGATCGAATCGCCGCGCTGACGGCGGCCGCGGCGCACGGGGCGTACGACCAGGCTACCGAGGCGCAGCTGCGGGCACTCGTCGAGGAGCTCGATCAGACGATGGAGTTCTTCCGCCTCGAGCCGCCCCGCACGCTCCGTGAGGACGACCGCTGAGATGCGCTGGCCTTTCGTGGTCGCCTGCCTGGCGCCGGTGGCGGTGCGGGCCGCGCCGAGCATGCTCAATCAGATCCCGACCACGGACCTGGTGCCGGTCGGGCAGGTGACCCTGCAGCTCCAGAACGGCAACACCGAGGTGAGCGGCCGCTCCTCGGTCTTCCACCAGCCGCAGCTCGTGCCGCAGAGCGAGTTCGGGCTGCCGTGGAACCTCGAAGCGGGGCTCGACGTCGCCCCGTCCGACCCGCCGCACGACTACCGGCCGATGCTGAACCTGAAATGGAATCCGGTGCGGGAGGACTACCGCGTTCCCGCCGTTGCCGTCGGCGCGACGCAGCTCGGCGTCGGCTTCGTCCCGAGCTACTTTCTCGTGCTGAGCAAGACCCTCAATTACGAGCAGATCCAGTACCAGAAGTTCCGGGCTCATCACCGCAACGTCAAGCTGCGCGGCATCCGGCTGCATGCCGGCATGCTGCGCACCTCCAACGCGTGGCGGGCCCTTGCAGGGACCGACGTCGAGGTGAGTGATCGCTTCGTCGTCTACGCGGACTGGATCTCCGGCGCGCGGAACTCGGTTTCCCTGGGTGGTGTGCTCGTGATCGACCGGCAGAACAGCGTCCAGGCATCGCTGCTGCGCGGGAATGACCAGGACCGGCTGAGCGGCCTGCTCGTGGGCATCACCCACACCTTCGACCTGGCCCATCCCTTCGAGTGGTGAAGCGACGGGCGGTCGGGAGCCTCGCGCCGGGGCGTCAACGGAAGTGCCGGCGAATACGTCATGCAATGCGTGGCGCCGGAGCGGCAGGTGAGGGCTCACCCAGCCGAGGGTGCGGCCCCGCGTCAAGGGTGGCGCGCCGCGATCGCGGTGGTGGGGCTCGTCCTCCTCCTCGTCGTGGGGTGCGGCGCCGAGCTGGCCATCTCCGGTCCCGGTCCACAGGCGGCACCGCTCGCCTGGAGCGCCGGCGAGACGGTGTGCGTGGTCCAGCCGGCGGATGGAAGGGCCGGAGACACCGTCTACTATGGCAGCGGCGCCGCCGTGGCCAAGCGCGTCGCCGACGTGATCCGCGCACAGCGCTCGTTCAAGGTGATCCCGGTGGATGACCGGAGCGATGTCCCGAGAGCGTGTGCGGCTCGTCACGGCAGGTATGCCGTCGCTCCCGTCGTCCTCCGGTGGGAGCGCCACCCCGGCGCGCTCTTCTATACGGAGAGCGCGAAGGTCGATATCTCTCTTCAGCGCGTCGACAACCGGGAAGTGCTGCGCACCGTCGGCTTCGAGGTGAGGAGCTCCCGGCTGAACGTCCTGATCTCTCCACACGATCTGCTGCCGAAGGAGTTCGACGAGGCAGTCCTCCGCCTGCTGCCCTCCGGTTGAGCGCCCGCGGGTTGGTGACGCAGCCGTTTGCGCTACCGACCCGTGATGTAATTCTGCAGCTGTTCGATCATGAACTCCTGCTCGGCGATGACGGCCTTCACGACGTCGCCGATCGAGATCACCCCCACGAGCTTTTCCGCCTCCATCACGGGCAGGTGCCGGACGCGCTTGTCCGTCATCAACGCCATGCAGTCCTCGATCGTCTGCTCCGGACGGATGTAGAGCACGTGGGAGCTCATGATCTCCCGGACGGGCGTCTCCTTGGAGGCTTTGCCCTTCAGGATGACCTTGCGGGCGTAGTCCCGCTCCGAGAAGATGCCCACCAGCCGCTCCCCTTCGAGCACGAGGAGCGCCCCGACGTTCTTCTCGGCCATCACTTCCAGGGCCTCGAAGACGGGGATGTCCGGGGAAACGGACAGGACCTGGTGCCCCTTCGTTCGCAAGAGCTGCGCGACGGTCTTCATGAGCTGGCCTCGCTGTTCACAAGAGAGACTTCATCTCGCTGATGAGCTTGGTGAGGCTGTCCTTGGCGTCGCCGAAGAGCATCATGCACTTCTCGTTGTAGTACAAGTCGTTGTCGACGCCGGCGAAGCCCGGGCGCATGCTGCGTTTGAGCACGATGATGGACTTGGCGCGGTCCACCTCGAGGATCGGCATGCCGTAGAGGGGGCTCGACTTGTTGTTCTTGGCGGCGGGGTTGGTGACGTCGTTGGCGCCCACCACGAGCACGATGTCGGCCTCCGGAAAGTACGGGTTGATCGCTTCCATCTCGTGGAGCTGCTCGTACGGGACGTTGGCCTCGGCCAGGAGGACGTTCATGTGGCCCGGCATGCGCCCGGCGACGGGATGGATCGCGTACCTCACGTCCACGCCGCGCTCCTTCAGGATGTTCCCCAGCTCGGCGACCGCGTGCTGCGCCTGGGCGACGGCCATGCCGTAGCCGGGCACGACGATCATGTTGCGGGCTGTCTCGAGCAGGACCGCCGTCTCCTCGGGCACGATGGTGCGCACGGTGCCCCTGGCCTCGGCGGCCGCGGCGGCCTCCTCCTCCGACACCCTGCCGAACGCGCCGAAGAGCACGTTCGCCGCCGAGCGGTTCATCGCGCGGCACATGAGGAGCGAGAGCAGGAAGCCCGAGGTGCCGTCGAGCGAGCCCGTGATGATCTGGATCTTGTTCATCAGCACGAAGCCCATGGCGGCGTCCGCGAGCCCGCCGTAGGAGTTGAGGAGCGCGATCACCACCGGCATGTCGGCTGCGCCGATCGGGATGACGAGCAGCAGGCCGAAGACGAGCGCCAGGGCCACCATCACGTAGAAGAAGGGGGTGGCCGCCTGCGCGACGACCAGGTAAGCGCCGGAGACGACGATCACCGAGAGCAGACTCAGGCTGATGATGTTCTGGCCCCGGTACGTGATCGGCCGCCCGCGCAGCAGCTCCTGGAGCTTGGCCGCGGCCATCAGGCTGCCCGTGAACGTGAGCCCGCCCACCACCACCTCGAAGTCGAGGGCGGTCAGCGTCACGCGGTTGAGCGCGCCCTGGTAGCGGAAGTACTCGGAGACGCCCACCAGGCACGCCGCGAGCGCGCCCAGCGAGTGCGACAGCGCGGTCCGCTGCGGCACGGCGGTCATCGGGATGCGGAGCCCCATCGTGCCCCCGAACACCGTGCCGATCCCGAAGCCGAGGCCGATCCACCGGTAGGTCACGATGTGAGGGTGGAAGAGCGTGCCGACCACGGCGATGAGCATCCCGAGCGCCGCCAGCGCCATTCCCGAGCGCGCCCACTTGGGCGAGCTGAGTCCCTTCAGCCCGAGCACGAACATTCCCGCGGAGACGATGTAGCAGTAGCGGAGCGCCTCCGCGGCGACGTGCTCGTGGAGATACTCCCCGATCGCCATCCCGGCGGGCTTGGTCGCGTACAGCACCGCCGCGACGACGCCGACGAGTGCCAGCACCGCCCCCAGCGCCTGCAGCTCCACCGGCCGCCGCGCCCCCCCGGCGCGCTCCTCCGCCGTCCTGAACATCCTGAGCATGCGGTCCGTGATCAGGAAGCCGCCGACGGCGTTCGTGGACGAGCAGGTCACCGCGACCAGGCCGAGGAGGGTGCACACCCAGCCGTGAGGGACGTTCCGGTAGTCGCTCCCCGCCACCACCAGCGACCCGACCAGTGAGATCGCCGCGATCGCATTGGTCGCCGACATGAGCGGCGTGTGCAGGAGCGGCGGGACGCGGGTGATGACGTGGTAGCCGAGGAACCCGGCCAGCATGAAGATGTAGAGGCCGATCTCCAGGTCGGTCGTCATGCCGTCTTCCGCGCCGCCACCGCCGCCTTGACCGCCTCGTTGACGACCTGCCCGCCGTGCGTAACGCAGGCGCCCTTGACGACTTCGTCGTCGAAGTCGAGGGCCAGCGCGCCGTCCTTGACGAGTTCGCGCAGCAGCTCGGTCACGTTGCGCGCGTAGAGCTGGCTCGCGTGCACCGGCAGCGTGGCGGGCAGGTTGGTCGGGCCGTGGATGGTGACGCCGTGGCGCACGACCACCTGGTCGGGCTCGGTCAGCTCGCAGTTGCCGCCCGCCTCGGCGGCCAGGTCGACGATCACCGAGCCGGGCCGCATGCCGGCGACGGTCTCCCCGGTGACGAGGCGCGGCGCGGGCCTGCCGGGCACCAGCGCCGTGGTGATGACGACGTCGAACTCCTTCGTCCTCTCGGCGAGCAGCTCCTGCTGCCGGCGGCTCGCCTCGGGGGACAGCGCCCTCGCGTAGCCGCCCTTGTCCTCGGCGTCGGCGATGCCCAGGTCGAGCGCGAGGAACTTCGCCCCGAGGCTCTCGACCTGCTCCTTCACCGCGGCCCGCACGTCGTAGCCCCACACCTGTGCCCCCAACCGCCGTGCCGTGGCGATGGCCTGCAGCCCGGCCACACCCGCGCCCATCACCAGCGCCCGAGCGGCGAAGACGGTCCCGGCCGCCGTCATCAGCATCGGGAAGAACTTCGCCAGCGACTCGGCCGCGATGAGGACCGCCTTGTAGCCAGCGATGTTGGCCTGCGACGAGAGCGCGTCCATCTTCTGCGCGCGGCTGATGCGCGGGATCCCCTCCATGCCGAAGCTGGTGATCCGGCGCGCGGCCAGCCGTTCGACCAGGTCGGGGCTGGTGAGCGCCTGCAGGAACGACACCAGCACGGCGCCCTCGCGCAGCCGGTCCACCTCCGCGAGCGCGGGCCTCTGCACCTTCAGCACGACGTCGGCCTGGCCGTAGAGCGTGCTCGCGTCGGGAACGATCCGCACGCCGGCCTTCTCGAAGGCGGCGTCGGTGTGGAACGCCCCCTCGCCCGCCCCGGTCTCGACGAGCACCTCGAGCCCGCCCTTCACCAGCGCGGCCGCCGCCTCCGGCGTGAGCGCGACGCGGCGCTCGCCGGGGGCGATCTCCTTGGGGACGGTGATCCTCATGGGGCGTGGCTCGGGGGTGGGGCGCGCTATAGCAAACGGGCGCGGGACCGAGAAGGGCTGAGCGGGGCGCCGCCGTCGGGAGGGGACGTCAGCCGAGCCCGTGGACCCAGCTCGCGAGCGTTGCGGTCACGTCGGGGGGGCGCGGGTCGCTCCGAGCGTCGAGCGGCAGTAGCGGCGGATGAGGTCTCGAGCCTCAGCGCCGTCCGAGGCGAGGCTCGAGCGCGCGCCAGTAGCGCGCGACGCCGCGGCGGAACAGGCGCGGCGCAGCGCGCTGGACGAGGAGCGCGGCGCGCATCGACGCGGGCTCGACGACCTCGAAGCGATCCTTGCGCAGGGCGCGCGCGATCGCCTCGGCCACCCGCTCGGGCGGGATGTCCATGCGGCGCTGGAAATCGGGGCGGCGCTCCCAGGACGGGTGCTCGGCGAAGAGGGCGGTGGACATCTCGCCCGGCAGCACGACGGTGACGCCGATGCCCCGGCTGGCCAGCTCCGCCGCCAGCGCCTCGCTCAGCGACACGACGGCGGCTTTGCACGCGGAATAGAACGCTTCGCCCGGCGTCGGAATTCGTCCGGAGACCGAGCTGACGTTGACGATCCGGCTCCCGCGAGGCATCAGCGGGACCGCCGCCCGGATGCAGTGGACGACGCCGAGCAGGTTCGGCCCGAGGACCCAGTCCAGGTCGGCGTCGGTCATCTCGAGGAACGGGACCAGCATGCTGCGGCCCGCGCAGTTCGCGAGCAGCTCCACCCGCCCGAAGCGCTCGCCGATCGCCGCAAAGGCGCGCGCCACCGCGGCGCGCTCGCCGACGTCCACGGCCAGATCGGCCGCCTCGCACCCCCCGCGCCGCAGCTCGGCGGCGACCCGCTCCGCACGCTCGGCCCGCAGGTCGACGACGGCCAGCCGCGCGCCCGCCGCTGCCAGACGGCGCGCCAGCGCCTCGCCGAGCCCGCTGCCGCCGCCCGTCACCACCGCGACGGCGCCGTGCAGCTGCATCCCGTCCCTCCTCTCGTGATGCCGTGCCCGGGCGGCGCGGCGCTCGAGCAACTCGTTTCCAACCCGCGCGGCCCCGGTGTAGAAGAACGTGTGCCGCGGCCGAGCAGGCGCGACGATGCGGGTCAGGCCCTGACCGAGTATGCCATTCTGATGGCGCTCGTCGCCGGGCTCAACCGGCTTGGAGACCTGGCGCAGAAGATCACCGAGGAGCACCTCACCGCACTGCTCGTCGGGATCGCGGTCGTCGTCGCTGGACTCGCTTTCGGGATGGGCCGGCGCTGAGCGGGTGCGCCGCGGCGCTGCCTATCCGCCGGGCCGCGGCCCGGCCGGATGGCCGAGGCGTCTCAAGACGACTTGCAACCCGGCCGCCGCGAGCCGGAGCAGGCCGTAGAGCGGGCCCGTCATTCGCTCCTCGGCGGCCGGCTCGGGGAGCGTGAGGTCGTAGGTCGCGAGCGGGCCGTCCACGACCGGCCGGGCCGTCTCGTCGAGCTCGTGGAGGAGCGCCAGCACCGCCTCGTTCGTGCGC
This genomic interval carries:
- a CDS encoding TetR/AcrR family transcriptional regulator, with amino-acid sequence MSVPRLEPGALRPRRGRPPTPGLRERILRAAAVIFARRDYHEVQMDDVVQASGVGKGTLYRYFPSKRELYLAVMFEGIERLRAELEAAVATDEPPARKIRHIVHRTLAYFWDRRFFFSLIHRNEYRGGGEARAWLRHREALSRLVQHTLEGAMAAGHLRRVNTRIATEMLFGMMRGVNRYRAEGDRLDDLVTAVVGVFMRGVGTPTGRRIVEQPCTSSARHLPRGSGSVASA
- a CDS encoding HAMP domain-containing protein, yielding MGFLGLLHHHPRHRARQLRWVVPLAALLLVAVLATLAVQYQVSNREIGAEFFRAHKTISHTGELLRRGTVIASVALLVLVLAVMAWALRLTHRIVRPVHTLHRALDALVAGELGVRVELHRQDEFREVGEALNRLVEELATTLGKAHALVDRIAALTAAAAHGAYDQATEAQLRALVEELDQTMEFFRLEPPRTLREDDR
- a CDS encoding YjbH domain-containing protein, translating into MRWPFVVACLAPVAVRAAPSMLNQIPTTDLVPVGQVTLQLQNGNTEVSGRSSVFHQPQLVPQSEFGLPWNLEAGLDVAPSDPPHDYRPMLNLKWNPVREDYRVPAVAVGATQLGVGFVPSYFLVLSKTLNYEQIQYQKFRAHHRNVKLRGIRLHAGMLRTSNAWRALAGTDVEVSDRFVVYADWISGARNSVSLGGVLVIDRQNSVQASLLRGNDQDRLSGLLVGITHTFDLAHPFEW
- a CDS encoding CBS domain-containing protein; translated protein: MKTVAQLLRTKGHQVLSVSPDIPVFEALEVMAEKNVGALLVLEGERLVGIFSERDYARKVILKGKASKETPVREIMSSHVLYIRPEQTIEDCMALMTDKRVRHLPVMEAEKLVGVISIGDVVKAVIAEQEFMIEQLQNYITGR
- a CDS encoding NAD synthetase, producing the protein MTTDLEIGLYIFMLAGFLGYHVITRVPPLLHTPLMSATNAIAAISLVGSLVVAGSDYRNVPHGWVCTLLGLVAVTCSSTNAVGGFLITDRMLRMFRTAEERAGGARRPVELQALGAVLALVGVVAAVLYATKPAGMAIGEYLHEHVAAEALRYCYIVSAGMFVLGLKGLSSPKWARSGMALAALGMLIAVVGTLFHPHIVTYRWIGLGFGIGTVFGGTMGLRIPMTAVPQRTALSHSLGALAACLVGVSEYFRYQGALNRVTLTALDFEVVVGGLTFTGSLMAAAKLQELLRGRPITYRGQNIISLSLLSVIVVSGAYLVVAQAATPFFYVMVALALVFGLLLVIPIGAADMPVVIALLNSYGGLADAAMGFVLMNKIQIITGSLDGTSGFLLSLLMCRAMNRSAANVLFGAFGRVSEEEAAAAAEARGTVRTIVPEETAVLLETARNMIVVPGYGMAVAQAQHAVAELGNILKERGVDVRYAIHPVAGRMPGHMNVLLAEANVPYEQLHEMEAINPYFPEADIVLVVGANDVTNPAAKNNKSSPLYGMPILEVDRAKSIIVLKRSMRPGFAGVDNDLYYNEKCMMLFGDAKDSLTKLISEMKSLL
- a CDS encoding Re/Si-specific NAD(P)(+) transhydrogenase subunit alpha, with product MRITVPKEIAPGERRVALTPEAAAALVKGGLEVLVETGAGEGAFHTDAAFEKAGVRIVPDASTLYGQADVVLKVQRPALAEVDRLREGAVLVSFLQALTSPDLVERLAARRITSFGMEGIPRISRAQKMDALSSQANIAGYKAVLIAAESLAKFFPMLMTAAGTVFAARALVMGAGVAGLQAIATARRLGAQVWGYDVRAAVKEQVESLGAKFLALDLGIADAEDKGGYARALSPEASRRQQELLAERTKEFDVVITTALVPGRPAPRLVTGETVAGMRPGSVIVDLAAEAGGNCELTEPDQVVVRHGVTIHGPTNLPATLPVHASQLYARNVTELLRELVKDGALALDFDDEVVKGACVTHGGQVVNEAVKAAVAARKTA
- a CDS encoding SDR family oxidoreductase produces the protein MQLHGAVAVVTGGGSGLGEALARRLAAAGARLAVVDLRAERAERVAAELRRGGCEAADLAVDVGERAAVARAFAAIGERFGRVELLANCAGRSMLVPFLEMTDADLDWVLGPNLLGVVHCIRAAVPLMPRGSRIVNVSSVSGRIPTPGEAFYSACKAAVVSLSEALAAELASRGIGVTVVLPGEMSTALFAEHPSWERRPDFQRRMDIPPERVAEAIARALRKDRFEVVEPASMRAALLVQRAAPRLFRRGVARYWRALEPRLGRR